GTCGACCACCAGCAGCACGGTGAGCTCGCGCTCCTCCTCGTGCTTCTTCACGAACGGCCGACCGGTGCGCGCCGTCACGTTCCAGTCGATGGTTCGAACATCATCGCCCGGGAGGTACTCGCGCACCTCGGCGAACTCCACGCCCTGTCCTTTGAACAGGCTCTCGTACTTGCCCGCGAACACCTCTTCCACAAGGCGTGCGGTGGATATCTCGATGCGCCGAAT
This sequence is a window from Pseudomonadota bacterium. Protein-coding genes within it:
- a CDS encoding DUF58 domain-containing protein — its product is MLNEETRRRIRRIEISTARLVEEVFAGKYESLFKGQGVEFAEVREYLPGDDVRTIDWNVTARTGRPFVKKHEEERELTVLLVVD